The Megasphaera stantonii genome includes a window with the following:
- a CDS encoding copper amine oxidase N-terminal domain-containing protein, with amino-acid sequence MRLHYIAGLALCLLCAAPAGAADTAVSEPMQPALTVQTSGQILPEYTILIGRNSAQTPLTASVYEKNGVLMVPLRPVAEQLGYTVAWDEEKQCAFIETNTVYMHLYPGVDMYERIGSLKTVNLNHIYQYGIGPENVEGMLYVPAKLFEAFFNDVFIEEGSLVIAPQEVYLHGAP; translated from the coding sequence ATGAGACTACATTATATAGCTGGTTTGGCGCTCTGCCTGCTCTGCGCAGCCCCGGCCGGCGCGGCGGATACGGCGGTGAGCGAGCCCATGCAGCCGGCCCTTACGGTGCAGACGTCCGGCCAGATCTTGCCGGAGTATACGATTCTTATCGGCCGGAACAGCGCCCAGACGCCCCTGACGGCTTCGGTGTATGAGAAAAACGGCGTGCTCATGGTGCCCCTTCGTCCCGTAGCGGAGCAGCTGGGCTATACCGTCGCCTGGGACGAAGAAAAACAGTGCGCCTTTATCGAGACGAATACGGTTTACATGCATCTCTATCCCGGCGTCGATATGTACGAGCGCATCGGCTCGCTGAAGACGGTGAACCTGAATCACATTTACCAATACGGTATCGGGCCGGAAAACGTCGAGGGCATGCTGTATGTGCCGGCCAAGCTGTTCGAAGCCTTTTTTAACGACGTGTTTATCGAGGAAGGCAGCCTGGTCATCGCGCCGCAGGAAGTATACCTGCACGGGGCGCCCTGA
- a CDS encoding DMT family transporter produces the protein MAKRSMMRGYLCSGGGAIIWGMSGTAGQYLLSRYGVDPFWLTSIRMVCAGLVLTLLAGREYKTMLNILRNKKDCISMLGYSLMGLLLSQVSFLKCIQYSNAGTAGILQTLSVVMMAVIVCLRTRRLPDFREGLSIVLALVGVVLIATHGDLSRMALSPEGLQWGLAAAVATVCYSFLAQNLVWKWGSVPVNALSLLVGGTLFSLFIQPWNTPSVLDTAGYIIFAAIILIGTDLTFILFLRGVGDIGPIKATLIGTLEPVSASVVSALVLGTVFYIPELIGFVCVLMTVFLVMARQHVGG, from the coding sequence ATGGCTAAGCGCAGCATGATGCGCGGTTATCTTTGTTCCGGCGGCGGAGCGATTATCTGGGGCATGTCGGGGACGGCCGGACAGTATTTGCTGAGCCGTTACGGCGTCGATCCCTTTTGGCTGACCAGCATCCGCATGGTTTGCGCCGGACTGGTATTGACCCTGCTGGCCGGCAGGGAATACAAGACGATGCTGAATATCTTGAGGAATAAAAAGGATTGCATCTCGATGCTGGGATACAGTCTGATGGGGCTCCTGCTCAGCCAGGTGTCGTTCCTCAAGTGCATTCAATACTCGAACGCCGGCACGGCGGGGATTTTGCAGACCCTGAGCGTCGTCATGATGGCGGTCATCGTCTGCCTGCGGACGCGGCGTCTTCCCGACTTCCGCGAAGGCCTGTCCATCGTCTTGGCTCTCGTCGGCGTCGTTCTCATTGCGACGCACGGCGATTTATCCCGGATGGCCCTGTCGCCGGAAGGGCTGCAATGGGGGCTGGCGGCGGCCGTGGCGACGGTATGCTATTCCTTTTTGGCGCAGAATCTGGTCTGGAAATGGGGCAGCGTGCCGGTCAACGCGCTGAGCCTTCTCGTCGGCGGAACGCTGTTTTCGCTGTTCATCCAGCCCTGGAATACGCCGTCCGTATTGGATACGGCGGGATATATCATTTTTGCTGCCATTATTTTAATCGGCACGGACTTGACCTTTATCTTATTCCTGCGGGGCGTCGGAGACATCGGCCCGATTAAGGCCACGCTCATCGGTACGCTGGAGCCCGTTTCGGCGTCCGTCGTTTCCGCCCTGGTGCTGGGGACTGTATTTTATATTCCCGAATTAATCGGGTTCGTCTGCGTTCTCATGACGGTGTTCTTAGTCATGGCCCGGCAGCATGTCGGGGGATAG
- the pyrE gene encoding orotate phosphoribosyltransferase has protein sequence MMTEAEVRQLLVDTKAVLEGHFLLTSGLHSPLYVEKFNVLQHPEYTEKLCKELAERFKDKNVQTVMGPMTGGILLAHEVGKALGTRAIFTEREKGVMTLRRGFRIEPGERVLIVEDIVTTGGSVQEVVNVVKQAGGVIVGVGLLVDRSGGKAEFGVPKEDVQALLHLTVPTYQPDDCPLCKEGLPMTERGSHHLK, from the coding sequence ATGATGACAGAAGCAGAAGTAAGACAGTTATTAGTAGACACGAAAGCCGTATTGGAAGGCCATTTCTTATTGACGTCGGGCCTTCACAGCCCGCTGTACGTTGAAAAGTTCAACGTCCTCCAGCATCCGGAATATACGGAAAAGCTCTGCAAGGAATTGGCAGAACGGTTTAAGGACAAAAATGTCCAGACCGTCATGGGGCCGATGACCGGCGGCATCTTGCTGGCTCATGAAGTCGGCAAGGCCTTAGGCACGCGGGCCATCTTTACGGAACGGGAAAAAGGCGTCATGACGCTGCGCCGCGGCTTCCGCATCGAACCGGGCGAACGCGTCCTCATCGTAGAAGACATCGTCACGACGGGCGGTTCCGTACAGGAAGTCGTCAACGTCGTTAAACAAGCCGGCGGCGTCATCGTCGGCGTCGGCCTCCTCGTAGACCGCAGCGGCGGCAAGGCCGAATTCGGCGTGCCGAAGGAAGACGTACAGGCCCTGCTTCACTTGACCGTTCCTACGTATCAGCCCGACGACTGCCCGTTGTGCAAGGAAGGCCTTCCCATGACGGAACGGGGCAGCCACCATTTGAAATAA
- the pyrF gene encoding orotidine-5'-phosphate decarboxylase: protein MADNRIITALDVHSLDDMKKLVESLGDSVSFYKVGMELFYSAGPDAVRYLKDQGKHVFLDLKVHDIPNTVGQSIRALTRLGADLMTLHGTGGRAMMEAAAEAVRDEAEKLGIERPRLLAVTVLTSIDEACWEEIGGKYTIAETVLRLAKLAKEAGIDGTVSSPYEAKAIREMNGSDFLIVTPGIRPSFAVANDQKRFTTPRQALQDGASHLVIGRPITKADEPREAVRKILEEIQGV, encoded by the coding sequence ATGGCAGATAATCGCATTATAACGGCTTTAGACGTACATTCTTTAGACGACATGAAGAAGCTTGTCGAATCGTTGGGAGACAGCGTTTCCTTCTATAAAGTCGGCATGGAATTATTTTACAGCGCCGGTCCGGACGCTGTTCGCTATTTGAAGGACCAGGGAAAGCACGTGTTCCTCGATTTGAAGGTACACGACATTCCGAATACGGTAGGCCAGAGCATTCGCGCCTTGACCCGGCTGGGAGCCGATCTCATGACCCTTCACGGCACAGGCGGCAGGGCGATGATGGAAGCTGCTGCGGAAGCCGTCCGCGACGAGGCGGAAAAGCTGGGCATCGAACGGCCCCGCTTGCTGGCCGTCACGGTTCTGACCAGCATCGACGAAGCGTGCTGGGAAGAAATCGGCGGAAAATATACGATTGCCGAAACGGTTCTCCGCCTGGCTAAGCTGGCTAAGGAAGCCGGTATCGACGGCACCGTTTCGTCGCCGTATGAAGCGAAGGCCATCCGCGAAATGAACGGTTCCGATTTCCTCATCGTTACGCCGGGCATTCGCCCGTCCTTCGCAGTCGCCAACGACCAGAAGCGGTTTACGACGCCGCGGCAGGCGCTGCAGGACGGCGCGTCCCACTTAGTCATCGGACGGCCCATTACGAAGGCTGATGAACCGCGGGAAGCCGTTCGCAAAATATTAGAAGAAATCCAGGGGGTATAG
- a CDS encoding penicillin-binding transpeptidase domain-containing protein — MEINLQEYFDGVNGTAIFYYPESDTYAVYQKELSEKRSSPCSTFKIFSTYVGLDMGVIQMNDSVRTWNGTRYWYEPWNRDIGLPDAFRQSCVWYYRQVIDDIGQPVMQAYIDEMNYGNRDISDWQGDLNEGEPLTDLKGFWLESSLKISPKEQIQVLRRIMERPEKGELANTLKLLMLTRDDAETSLKVYGKTGFGRVDGKNTDAWFVGLYEREEKTAYFALRLDDPDNPKATSDKAKTIALSIIDDMAGNALFAEVRRISDSGATAAKAAFPSGKVN; from the coding sequence GTGGAAATCAATTTACAGGAATATTTCGACGGCGTAAACGGCACGGCTATTTTTTATTATCCCGAGTCCGACACTTATGCCGTATACCAAAAAGAGCTCAGCGAAAAACGCTCGTCGCCCTGCTCGACTTTCAAAATTTTCTCTACCTACGTCGGGTTAGATATGGGCGTAATTCAGATGAATGATTCCGTGCGGACATGGAACGGGACGAGGTACTGGTATGAGCCGTGGAATCGCGATATTGGGTTGCCCGATGCTTTTCGGCAATCCTGTGTCTGGTATTACCGGCAGGTCATAGACGACATTGGGCAGCCTGTAATGCAGGCTTATATCGACGAGATGAACTATGGCAACAGGGATATTTCCGACTGGCAGGGAGATTTAAACGAAGGAGAGCCGTTAACTGACTTAAAAGGCTTTTGGCTGGAGTCGTCCTTAAAGATCTCTCCGAAGGAACAAATTCAAGTGCTGCGGCGCATCATGGAACGTCCGGAGAAGGGCGAGCTTGCCAATACGTTGAAGCTGCTGATGCTGACGAGGGACGACGCGGAGACGAGTTTGAAGGTGTACGGCAAGACCGGTTTTGGGCGAGTCGATGGGAAAAATACAGACGCCTGGTTTGTCGGGCTATATGAAAGGGAAGAAAAGACAGCGTATTTTGCCCTGCGCCTGGATGATCCGGACAACCCGAAGGCTACGAGCGACAAGGCGAAGACGATTGCTTTATCGATTATCGACGACATGGCCGGGAATGCTCTTTTCGCCGAAGTGCGGCGGATTTCGGATTCCGGTGCTACTGCCGCAAAAGCTGCGTTCCCAAGTGGAAAAGTAAATTGA